The following coding sequences lie in one Epinephelus moara isolate mb chromosome 17, YSFRI_EMoa_1.0, whole genome shotgun sequence genomic window:
- the LOC126404702 gene encoding secretory phospholipase A2 receptor-like: MCHLHEYHFVKEKKTWTEAQQYCREHHTDLATVSNMTDMERLRDSAQNHSGAWIGLYNHTDANRTWHWSLPGVEYDESESNLDDEKKTENCVRMEDEEWAGAPCTEERKSVCYNERKQSNKKFHVIEDKMSWPQAQSYCREHHTDLVSGHQQLEDNEFKDEYESECVWIGLFRDSWRWSDGSNHSFRYWDLELFRDEDSSKKCAVTLLDGKWSSDECNKTKPFFCYDGQCSHFMCHYYEYHFIEENKTWTEAQQYCRENYTDLATVSNMTDMERLRNVSQNHSGAWIGLSNHTDANRMWHWSLPGVEYDESESSWDENEPNDKIKPENCVRMKDEKWADAPCTTKHEFVCYDERKQSNKRFHLIEDKMTWPQAQNYCREHHTDLVSGHQQLEDNEFKDEYESECVWIGLFRDSWRWSDGSNHSFRYWDLELFRDEDSSKKCAVTLLDGKWSSDECNKTKPFFCYDDKVILIKERKTWEEALNYCREKHCDLVSITNPHQQRWVQERAKKANTTHVWLGLRYTCVMDLWFWVNDNAVCYQKWASEEKTESCDRAAAMSREEGHEWFQKADNETFNFICTVK; this comes from the exons ATGTGTCACCTCCATGAGTACCACTTTGTTAAAGAGAAGAAGACCTGGACTGAAGCCCAGCAGTACTGCAGAGAGCATCACACTGACCTGGCCACAGTGTCTAACATGACAGACATGGAGAGACTACGTGACTCTGCACAGAATCACAGTGGAGCCTGGATTGGGCTTTACAACCACACAGATGCCAACAGGACATGGCACTGGTCTCTGCCAGGGGTGGAGTACGATGAAAGTGAGAGCAATTTGGATGATGAGAAAAAAACTGAGAACTGTGTGCGGATGGAGGATGAAGAATGGGCTGGTGCCCCTTGTACTGAAGAAAGGAAATCTGTCTGCTATAACG AAAGGAAGCAATCCAACAAGAAATTCCATGTGATTGAAGACAAGATGAGCTGGCCACAGGCTCAGAGCTACTGCAGAGAACATCACACTGACCTGGTCAGTGGACACCAACAGTTAGAGGACAACGAATTCAAGGATGAGTATGAGTCAGAATGCGTGTGGATCGGCCTGTTCAGAGACTCCTGGAGGTGGTCAGATGGGAGCAATCACTCTTTCAGATACTGGGATCTGGAGTTATTCAGAGATGAAGACAGCAGCAAGAAATGTGCTGTGACTCTGCTGGATGGAAAATGGAGCTCCGACGAGTGTAATAAAACAAAACCCTTCTTCTGCTATGATG GCCAGTGTTCCCACTTCATGTGTCACTACTATGAGTACCACTTTATTGAAGAGAATAAGACCTGGACTGAAGCCCAGCAGTACTGCAGAGAGAATTACACTGACCTGGCCACAGTGTCTAACATGACAGACATGGAGAGACTCCGTAACGTTTCACAGAATCACAGTGGAGCCTGGATTGGGCTTTCCAACCACACAGATGCCAACAGGATGTGGCACTGGTCTCTGCCAGGGGTGGAGTATGATGAAAGTGAGAGCAGTTGGGATGAAAATGAGCCAAATGACAAGATAAAACCTGAGAACTGTGTGCGGATGAAGGATGAAAAATGGGCCGATGCCCCCTGTACTACAAAACATGAATTTGTCTGCTATGATG AAAGGAAGCAATCCAACAAGAGATTCCATCTGATTGAAGACAAGATGACCTGGCCACAGGCTCAGAACTACTGCAGAGAACATCACACTGACCTGGTCAGTGGACACCAACAGTTAGAGGACAACGAATTCAAGGATGAGTATGAGTCAGAGTGCGTGTGGATCGGCCTGTTCAGAGACTCCTGGAGGTGGTCAGATGGGAGCAATCACTCTTTCAGATACTGGGATCTGGAGTTATTCAGAGATGAAGACAGCAGCAAGAAATGTGCTGTGACTCTGCTGGATGGAAAATGGAGCTCCGACGAGTGTAATAAAACAAAACCCTTCTTCTGCTATGATG ATAAAGTGATCCTGATCAAAGAGAGAAAGACCTGGGAGGAAGCCTTGAATTACTGCAGAGAGAAACACTGTGACCTGGTCTCCATCACCAATCCTCACCAGCAGAGATGGGTCCAAGAGAGAGCCAAGAAGGCCAACACTACCCACGTCTGGCTGGGACTGCGCTACACCTGCGTTATGGATTTGTGGTTCTGGGTCAATGACAATGCGGTCTGCTACCAGAAGTGGGCCTCAGAAGAAAAGACTGAGAGCTGTGACAGGGCTGCAGCCATGAGCAGAGAGGAAGGACATGAGTGGTTTCAAAAGGCTGATaatgaaacatttaatttcatctGCACTGTAAAGTAA